One genomic region from Haloprofundus salinisoli encodes:
- a CDS encoding HalOD1 output domain-containing protein, with protein MVGEVESMEHSNTEGGVDADGHANDTLGTSEAWYRPGDSFDLSVIILDAVADAADVDPLHNEFSPLYGSVDVNALETALFDPDSQRPRDIRGELAFDYEGFEVAVRADGRVSVSARD; from the coding sequence ATGGTCGGAGAGGTCGAATCGATGGAACACTCAAACACGGAGGGCGGTGTTGACGCGGACGGGCACGCGAACGACACACTTGGAACATCAGAGGCATGGTATCGTCCGGGTGACTCCTTCGATTTGAGCGTCATCATTCTCGACGCTGTCGCCGATGCGGCGGACGTAGACCCGCTGCACAACGAGTTCTCCCCACTCTACGGTAGCGTCGACGTCAATGCGCTCGAAACAGCCCTCTTCGACCCTGATTCGCAACGGCCGCGAGACATCCGCGGCGAACTCGCCTTCGACTACGAAGGGTTCGAGGTCGCCGTGAGAGCGGACGGGCGAGTCAGCGTCAGTGCGCGAGATTGA
- a CDS encoding helix-turn-helix domain-containing protein → MSLIGEFVLDTPILQQALSSKPGVAADIELIQADESGVIQMFVWISGTSTEEFAAAVDDDPTVTNLTPLVDVNDKRLYHLEYTEYGHSFSAYPAVVELGAMNLDMRWENGVWQIRMRFPNRASLQEYYKQDLDVDVTRHLTAVYSEGGELPGESFGLTGPQREILTQALDEGYFEVPRRTTLSELAEGMGISAQAASVRLRRAHRTLVQNSLNGADSE, encoded by the coding sequence ATGAGTCTCATCGGGGAGTTCGTTCTGGACACACCGATTCTCCAGCAGGCACTCTCCTCCAAACCCGGCGTAGCCGCCGACATCGAACTGATACAGGCGGACGAGTCGGGCGTGATTCAAATGTTCGTCTGGATTTCGGGTACCTCCACGGAGGAGTTCGCCGCCGCCGTCGACGACGACCCGACGGTGACCAACCTCACGCCGCTCGTCGACGTCAACGACAAGCGTCTCTACCACCTCGAATACACCGAGTACGGCCACAGTTTCTCGGCGTACCCGGCGGTGGTGGAGCTAGGCGCGATGAATCTCGACATGAGGTGGGAGAACGGCGTCTGGCAGATTCGGATGCGCTTCCCCAACCGCGCGTCGTTGCAGGAGTACTACAAACAGGACCTCGACGTCGACGTCACCCGCCACCTCACGGCGGTGTACAGCGAGGGCGGCGAACTCCCCGGCGAGTCGTTCGGCCTGACCGGACCGCAGCGCGAGATACTCACGCAGGCGCTCGACGAAGGCTACTTCGAGGTGCCGCGGCGCACGACGCTGAGCGAACTCGCGGAGGGGATGGGTATCTCCGCGCAGGCGGCGTCGGTCCGCCTCCGGCGCGCACACAGGACGCTCGTCCAGAACAGTCTCAACGGTGCCGACTCGGAGTAA